In a single window of the Amycolatopsis sp. cg5 genome:
- a CDS encoding DivIVA domain-containing protein produces the protein MSFSTEVEFGNSPIGRRGYAKADVDAFVGRIAKTFAGEDDLTAAEVHHVMFAKPLIGKRGYDEREVDEFLDAVEEELISRTGVRVHRLPAQAADERAPAQQLQDT, from the coding sequence ATGTCGTTCAGCACCGAAGTCGAATTCGGTAATTCGCCCATCGGCAGACGCGGCTACGCGAAAGCGGACGTCGACGCCTTCGTCGGGCGCATCGCGAAGACCTTCGCGGGCGAGGACGACCTGACCGCCGCCGAGGTGCACCACGTCATGTTCGCGAAGCCGTTGATCGGCAAGCGCGGCTACGACGAGCGTGAGGTCGACGAGTTCCTCGACGCGGTCGAGGAGGAGCTCATCAGCCGCACCGGCGTCCGCGTCCACCGCCTCCCCGCCCAGGCCGCCGACGAGCGCGCACCCGCCCAGCAGCTCCAAGACACCTAG